The DNA segment ttaAAATCCACAGTATTAAAGGTTTATAGGCTGTGGCAGCCTGTTTCTGGGCTGGACTCAGGATAAGCTCCTTCTCTCCCATCAGTTTGCAGCAGTTGCCTGTGGCCAGGCTTCTGAAGGTCAGTCAAACATGGGTCGATAACTCCCTGAAAACTACACCGAGGAGCAGCCAGTACACTCAGCTCGGGCTACACTTAAGATGAAACACACATGTACGTGGGCTTCCTTCCCAGAGAGGACCCAGGCTGAGATCTATGCAACGAACGGGTGGAATTTCACTTGGAGTATGAAGAGCGACTGGGATGtcaaaattcattaaaatccagcctgacctcttttttcccctcctgaactgtagtgttttttttaaaacttacAGGAGATGGCAGATTTTTGTGTGCCACATTATGTCAAGGTTGTAGCCACAAGTTTCATTGATGTCCAGAGACCATGAATCCACTTCATCAAgcctcccttcttcttcttctccttctcttggTCAGGCTTCACTTCCACCTTTGTTTCCTTTGcttgtttctcctcttttttccttcctttcattttctgtctctttttcagCAGCCGTATACAAATCTTCTTCAGGTTggttttctgctgctccagcagatcGCGTTTTATTGTAacgtgttcttttttttcttccactttctttatttcctccttcAGTAGTAGGATTATTGTCTTTTGGCATTCATTTGTCATGTCCAATACGTTATTTTGTTCTTCCACCTGTCTGATTTTTTCCTTGTAGATCACCTTTTTATGGCTCAGCTTCTGGTTGGCCTCCTCAAGGTCTTGAACCTTTTTCTCATAATATCCAGCTGTCATCTCcatattttcatcttcttttagGACCTGGAGTTCTCTTTCAAAGTCTTCACTTGCActgcctttcttttctttctccagcttctgtatGTTCCTTTCAATGTCTTCACATTTCTGGGCCTGTTCGTTCATTTGATTGTCCAGCTGTTGGTTTCTCATCTTGGAGGATTCATATTTAATGGCCAATTCTTTCAGATTCTCTTCCAACTGCtggacttttatttcatttttttcattttccatggCCACCTCCCTATATCTCTTCGTGAGTTCTTTAAATTTGCTCTCATAATGTTTTACAGTCTGGGTCAGCTGTAGATGTATTTCATCTTTCTTTCGGATATGTGTGTTTAAACTGGTGGTCAGCTTGTTAATTTCTGCCTTGAATTTTAGGAGTAGTCTTTCATAAAAaaatttttttctttcccattggttattttttacctgcagctcctgtattCTCCTCTCAGAACCTTCAtatttcttgttattttctctTATTTGATTGTCTAGCCTTTGGTTTCTCACCTGACAGTTTTTGTATTTGATGGCCTGGTTGGCCTTCTCAAGGTCTTGAACCTTTTTCTCATATTCAGCTGTCATCTTcatattttcatcttctttttggACCTGGAGTTCTCTTTCAAAGTCTTcgctgtctttcttttctttctccagcttctgtatTTTCCTTTCAATGTCTTCACATTTCTGGGCCGGTTCGTTCATTTGATTGTCCAGCTGTTGGTTTCTCACCTTGCAGGATTCATATTTAATGGCCAATTCTTTCAGATTGTCTTCCAACTGCtggacttttatttcatttctttcattttccatggCCAtctcctcatttctctccatGAGTTCTTTGAATTTGCTCTCATAATGTTTTACAGTCTGGGTCAGCTgtagatttatttcatttttctctcgGATATCTGTGTTTAAACTGGTGGCTGAGGTGGTCAGCTTGCTCATTTCTGCCTTGAATTTTAAGAGTTCTTTTTCGtaaaaatttttttttctttcccattcgttattttttacctgcagctcctgtattCTCCTCTCAGAAGCTTCAtatttcttcttattttctctTATTTGATTGTCTAGCCTTTGGTTTCTCACCTGACAGTTTTTGTATTTGATGGCCAGGTCTTTCAGTTCCACCTCTAAAGAGTGGACCTTCTTTTCACTCCTTTGGTTTTCCATGGCCAATTGacactttttatttgtttttgtcctaCTGTTCGGCAGCAGGTTGAGTTCTCTCTCGTAacatttagctttattagccaagtctttcttttcttccaccaACTCCTGTATTTTTCTCTTAAAGTCTTCACATTTCATGATCAGTTGAccattttcttctttcaaaAGAGTGATTTGTTCCACATTTATTTCTTCCACAGAAGTCttttgattttcctcttccCTTTGATGCATTTTGGAATCATCACCTCTCTTCAGGAGCTCAGAATTCTCTTCTAAACTCTCCATCTGTTGTGCAGTCTTGTCCATCTCTCTGACCTCCAACTGCGTCCGACTCACTGTGGTATCTTTTTTCTTGTGGCCTTTTCTCCTAATGCCGTCCATGTTGCTCAGCTTTCAATCAGTTGAACTTGTTGTAGGTTAGCTTAAATTATCTTAAGTAGGTTATCCCTCTTTCCAAGGGCTTTACTCAAAGCCAGTTTGTAAAAACAAAGGCTTTGATTAGATCAAAGCTGTAGGACATCCTTCAGCTATGATCTCATTATAGTGTGACATCAAAGGCAAAGCATGACCTGCTAGGCCAGTATGGTGAGTTTGGCTAAATAAGTCATTGAGAGAATACGggtgtgacgggtatggtatggacccaagtgcagtacaaaacaggcaatgaactgatggTCAGTTAataggtttattaactgcaatctggcacacaaaaacagttcgagggcggagcagtggacttggtcgaggcaggcaaaagttcagtaaccAGGAGGCAGACAGAaccaggcaaacaatccagagggagactggctgagttcgtggtcaaaacagaagacagaggtaatttaccgggggtcaggcagaacaggcaggtcgtacacaggcagggtcgataccgggaagacaggcaggtaaacgctgtatatatatatatatatatgtcttattttatttatcttattctagtgttgttttctctatgttgaatgttgcagcgtcaaattcctagcttgtgtaatactgtgtactacatggacaatggcaataaatcggCGAGGTAGCTTTGGCCTTACTGAACACCTCCCTGAGGTCGTGGTACTCAGCAGGGACTCTGGCCAGGTCCAGGCAGGTGCTGGGGAGCGTAGACTGGCGCGGCATTGATGCATCCCGAAGGCAGACCTGGTGGCAGAAACCGCTCCAGCTGGGGATAGTGGCTGTGGTCCAGTCAACATGCGGGTTGTGTTTGCGGAGCCATGGAAAGCCCAGGATCAGAGGAATGTTGGATGAGGGCAGGAGATGAAACTGGATGGTCTCATAATGGTTACCAGAAATCAGCATGTGAACAGGGGCAGTCTGGTGGGCAACCGTTCCCAGAAGATGACCACCCAGGGCCCTGGCAGGAATCGGTGGGTTGAGGGGAATCCTCTCTAGCCCGAGTTGCATAGCCAAGCCCTCGTCCATAATATTGCCATCGGAACCGGAGTCAATGAAGGTGGCCAGGGTGTGAGAGTCATCGGCGAGAAGAAGCTTGGCGAGAAAAAGGGGGCGTTTAATCTGAGAGGAAGATTTCACTCCCACATGGCTCACCAGGACTTCCTCATTCACTGGGGAGCTCTGCCTTTTAACggacagagagagataaaaTGTCCATCTTGCCCGCAGTACATACAGAGGTTCCCGGGTCTGGCGACGCTGACGCTCCTCTGGTGTGAGTCTGGTGCGACCCAGTTGCATCGGTTCTGGGTCAGCAGGGACAGGTGTTGCAGGTGAGGGCGGGGCAGAAGCGGAGGGGAAATTCAGGCGGTGAGCTGCCGTGGAAAGTGCGgggttctgtctcctctctcttctccggGCCCTGACACGGAGATCCAGTCGAGTGCTGAGCTCAATGAGTTCATCCAGTGTGGCAGGTAGAGGATAAGAAACCAGTTCGTCCTTGATATATTCTG comes from the Takifugu rubripes chromosome 7, fTakRub1.2, whole genome shotgun sequence genome and includes:
- the LOC105416646 gene encoding DNA ligase 1-like encodes the protein MDGIRRKGRKKKDTTVSRTQLEVREMDKTAQQMESLEENSELLKRGDDSKMHQREEENQKTSVEEINAEQITLLKEENGQLIMKCEDFKRKIQELVEEKKDLANKAKCYERELNLLRNSRTKTNKKCQLDMENQRSEKKVHSLEAEMKDLDIKYKNCQVRNQRLDNQIRENNKKYEGSERRIQELQVKNNQWERKKFFYERLLLKFKAEINKLTTSLNTHIRKKDEIHLQLTQTVKHYESKFKELTKRYREVAMENEKNEIKVQQLEENLKELAIKYESSKMRNQQLDNQMNEQAQKCEDIERNIQKLEKEKKGSASEDFERELQVLKEDENMEMTAGYYEKKVQDLEEANQKLSHKKVIYKEKIRQVEEQNNVLDMTNECQKTIILLLKEEIKKVEEKKEHVTIKRDLLEQQKTNLKKICIRLLKKRQKMKGRKKEEKQAKETKVEVKPDQEKEKKKKGGLMKWIHGLWTSMKLVATTLT